One segment of uncultured Tolumonas sp. DNA contains the following:
- a CDS encoding DUF2971 domain-containing protein produces MTTYIPSNYLRRYTELPYLIQYLQTKKLVLPNPETWDDKNDTFYIKRYSEIKKFKSTYALCLTQAKETYHHWRIFAHGSSGICIEFHKDTFLKILDNHAEIHHNPVVYKRISELDETQPSTDELPFLKRIAFEDEKEYRLFVGSEISYSNSLFTFKVPFNVISRIILSPWLPNNVASEVMHFLKTIPGCNEIEVYQSTLIENEIWKNKAQLTA; encoded by the coding sequence ATGACAACATACATTCCAAGTAACTACCTAAGACGATATACGGAGTTACCATATTTAATTCAGTATCTTCAGACAAAAAAGTTAGTTTTGCCTAACCCAGAAACATGGGATGACAAAAACGATACATTTTATATAAAGCGTTATTCTGAAATAAAAAAATTCAAATCAACCTACGCGCTATGTCTCACTCAAGCGAAAGAAACATATCATCATTGGAGAATATTTGCACATGGCTCCAGTGGAATTTGCATTGAGTTTCATAAAGATACTTTTTTAAAAATACTCGATAACCACGCTGAAATACATCATAACCCTGTTGTTTACAAAAGAATTAGTGAGCTGGACGAAACTCAGCCCTCGACAGATGAACTTCCCTTTTTAAAAAGAATAGCCTTTGAAGATGAAAAAGAATATAGGCTTTTTGTAGGTTCAGAAATATCATATTCCAACTCATTATTCACTTTTAAAGTACCTTTCAATGTCATCAGTAGGATCATTCTAAGTCCATGGTTGCCAAATAATGTAGCAAGTGAAGTTATGCATTTTCTGAAGACCATTCCCGGATGTAACGAAATAGAAGTATATCAGTCAACCCTAATAGAAAATGAGATTTGGAAAAATAAAGCTCAATTAACTGCATAA
- a CDS encoding DUF1778 domain-containing protein, with amino-acid sequence MATVLPRITARVDAETQDLLAQAAAIAGMTSINSFVLNAAIDKAKQIMERERALKLSQRDAMMLADALDAPTKLNVRLQQAAERYKAKTQ; translated from the coding sequence ATGGCAACCGTATTACCTCGTATCACTGCGCGCGTTGACGCAGAAACACAAGATTTACTCGCGCAGGCTGCTGCGATAGCAGGCATGACAAGCATTAACTCTTTTGTGCTCAATGCTGCCATTGATAAAGCAAAACAAATCATGGAACGTGAAAGAGCGTTAAAACTCTCTCAACGCGATGCCATGATGTTAGCTGATGCACTAGATGCACCAACAAAACTGAATGTAAGACTGCAACAAGCCGCAGAACGCTACAAGGCTAAAACACAATGA
- a CDS encoding NUDIX domain-containing protein: MAFDDKFRLSSHAVILNSIGEVLLLKADYGAKSWGLPGGALEPGETIHEALLRECREELGSDVLINYLSGVYFHSAYNSQAFIFRCELPSPANIILSNEHSEFRYAAISELSDVQQQRISDCLNYSGVVVSAKF; encoded by the coding sequence ATGGCCTTTGATGATAAATTCAGACTCAGTAGTCACGCGGTTATTCTCAATTCTATCGGCGAAGTTTTGCTCTTAAAAGCTGATTATGGCGCTAAATCTTGGGGGCTTCCTGGTGGTGCATTAGAACCTGGCGAAACCATTCACGAAGCCTTACTCCGAGAGTGCCGTGAAGAACTGGGTTCTGATGTTCTCATCAACTATCTCAGCGGTGTGTATTTCCATTCAGCCTATAATTCACAGGCTTTTATTTTTCGCTGTGAACTGCCCTCACCTGCTAACATCATCCTCAGCAACGAACATTCTGAATTTCGTTATGCCGCAATTTCAGAACTCAGTGACGTCCAACAACAGCGCATTTCTGACTGTCTTAATTATTCTGGTGTTGTCGTCAGTGCCAAGTTTTAA
- a CDS encoding GNAT family N-acetyltransferase, translated as MMTVKLDKATHDRQQFDCGVESLNNYLKVMASQQSQKDNTRTFVLVEEQNAERVIGYYTLTMTPIDLGALPDKLQKKHHNASSGGLIARLAIDKRYAKQGHGEWLLIDALNRLLQASETVAFPVVIVDAKDGAIGFYEKFGFTPFQDSTNKLFLTIADIRASIE; from the coding sequence ATGATGACGGTGAAGCTGGATAAAGCAACGCATGACCGACAGCAATTTGATTGTGGTGTAGAAAGCCTGAATAACTATCTGAAAGTGATGGCCAGCCAGCAATCACAGAAAGATAACACACGAACATTTGTACTTGTAGAAGAGCAAAATGCAGAACGGGTTATTGGTTATTACACGCTAACCATGACACCAATAGACCTTGGTGCATTACCGGATAAATTGCAAAAAAAGCATCACAATGCCAGCTCCGGCGGATTGATTGCTCGTTTAGCAATAGATAAACGATATGCAAAACAAGGTCATGGAGAATGGTTGCTGATTGATGCTCTTAATCGATTATTGCAAGCCAGTGAAACCGTAGCCTTTCCGGTTGTTATCGTTGACGCAAAAGATGGCGCAATTGGCTTTTATGAAAAGTTTGGATTTACGCCATTTCAGGATTCAACGAATAAGCTATTTCTTACCATTGCGGATATTCGCGCCAGTATTGAATAA
- a CDS encoding DUF2726 domain-containing protein: protein MNPLIVLIIIGVAFIILVGKSKKKPIKREPSLFNENAGQIKPLEIEPTVEQKATYKYKKFERIVSPAERSFLGVLNAVLDDEIIILTKVRVADVLTPLPTKDRGLWQRAFNSISSKHFDFVLCKSDDLSIICAIELNDKSHNETERQDRDEFIRSACSGAALPLIEVPAKNGYVLQEVTDLLKPYIENISTTQSDISCEKCGSPMVLRTTKRGANVGKQFYGCTNYPTCRNIKDIEPALIEL, encoded by the coding sequence ATGAATCCTTTGATCGTATTAATTATTATTGGTGTCGCATTCATCATTCTTGTCGGAAAAAGCAAGAAAAAGCCTATTAAACGTGAACCTTCACTTTTTAATGAAAACGCAGGACAAATTAAACCGCTAGAAATCGAACCAACAGTCGAACAGAAAGCGACTTACAAATACAAAAAATTTGAGCGAATAGTTTCCCCTGCCGAGCGCTCTTTCTTGGGTGTGTTAAATGCTGTTCTTGACGATGAAATTATTATTCTCACTAAAGTCCGTGTCGCAGATGTTTTAACGCCACTACCAACAAAAGATCGTGGGCTTTGGCAGCGCGCTTTCAATAGCATTTCATCAAAGCATTTTGATTTCGTTTTATGCAAATCAGATGATTTATCTATCATTTGTGCAATCGAACTTAATGACAAATCTCATAACGAAACTGAGCGCCAAGATCGTGATGAGTTTATCCGTTCTGCTTGTTCTGGTGCTGCGCTGCCACTAATTGAAGTTCCAGCAAAAAATGGTTATGTACTCCAAGAAGTGACTGACTTGCTAAAACCCTACATCGAAAATATCTCAACAACACAAAGCGATATTTCATGTGAAAAATGTGGTTCACCGATGGTTCTCCGTACTACGAAGCGCGGTGCTAATGTTGGCAAGCAGTTCTATGGTTGTACTAATTACCCGACTTGTAGAAACATAAAAGATATCGAACCCGCATTAATTGAGTTATAA